From Cannabis sativa cultivar Pink pepper isolate KNU-18-1 chromosome 8, ASM2916894v1, whole genome shotgun sequence, a single genomic window includes:
- the LOC133030510 gene encoding uncharacterized protein LOC133030510: MANPSWLNMYPVAEAIFFQEGLFDHTPVILTVYPSLPSGRKPFKYFPMWSSSPHYQKQVADSWKVSVVGTKMYQIVTKLKRLKPVLTAINKQGFADVQGEEMRVKELMNECQQRLNHDPLNVTLMQQEKEVREQYAEKHKVLISFLQQKSKVNWIKNGDSNTSVFHSSIKDRTRKNRILSVVNAQGDRVDDQEKITEAFLDYYKELLGTSMIGRQRVKTSVMNEGPLITSTHAEALMTDFSKEEIKAAMFSIPGVKSPGPDGYGSYFFQDNWELVGDETCEAIASFLKSVSLNQGGFIKGRYIAHNIMICQDLIRNYGRKESKPNCMIKLDLQKAYDTMDWDFLEEMLHAFEFPEKFISGMEEREIKNVLDMTGFSRQDAPFKYLGVPICARKIAASDCVTLAQKMTNKIRYGQLEICHMLGGKSIMEEAGAVGWDNLCYPKKEGGLGLLNIAQWNIAAMFKHIWAVANKKDNLWVKWVHCVYIKNHNWWEYKASQSSSWYWRKMVSIKDLVKQTLNYEEFSKEEYKVAAGYKLLVQEQGRVDWCNEVWSRINTPKHSFLTWLAILQRLKTKDRLCRFRVIDSPVCSFCNIADETTEHLFFRCDFSQQCLMQVKNWLQWKARADTMQVVLKTIRKAKQTKFKTNVKPSSIAALVYLIWKARNDLIWQKKVLKAEELVQRLQKIVKTRTMLVLPQKVKIKDREWFDCL, encoded by the exons ATGGCAAATCCTAGTTGGCTGAATATGTATCCGGTTGCTGAAGCAATTTTCTTCCAGGAGGGCCTCTTTGATCACACCCCCGTAATATTGACAGTTTATCCCTCACTTCCAAGTGGTAGAAAACCGTTTAAATATTTTCCAATGTGGTCGAGTTCCCCTCATTATCAAAAGCAAGTTGCTGACAGTTGGAAGGTATCGGTTGTGGGAACTAAAATGTATCAAATAGTCACCAAACTGAAGAGGCTCAAACCGGTTTTGACAGCAATCAACAAGCAAGGTTTTGCTGATGTACAAGGAGAAGAAATGAGGGTGAAGGAGCTTATGAATGAGTGTCAACAAAGGCTGAATCATGATCCATTAAATGTAACTCTAATGCAGCAAGAGAAAGAAGTACGCGAGCAGTATGCTGAGAAGCATAAAGTACTAATTTCTTTTCTGCAACAAAAATCCAAGGTTAATTGGATTAAAAATGGGGATTCCAACACATCAGTCTTTCATTCAAGTATCAAGGACAGAACAAGGAAAAATAGAATTCTTTCCGTTGTCAATGCTCAAGGTGATAGAGTTGATGATCAAGAGAAGATCACTGAGGCTTTCCTAGACTATTACAAGGAGTTATTGGGGACAAGCATGATAGGAAGGCAGAGGGTTAAAACTTCAGTAATGAATGAGGGGCCTTTGATAACAAGTACACATGCTGAAGCGTTGATGACAGACTTCTCTAAAGAGGAAATAAAAGCTGCCATGTTTAGCATTCCTGGGGTGAAGAGTCCGGGGCCAGATGGTTATGGAAGTTATTTTTTCCAAGACAATTGGGAGCTAGTTGGAGATGAAACCTGTGAAGCTATTGCCTCCTTCTTGAAGTCAG TCTCTCTAAATCAGGGAGGATTTATTAAAGGTAGATATATAGCACATAACATCATGATATGCCAAGATCTAATTAGGAATTATGGTAGGAAGGAGTCTAAGCCTAATTGTATGATCAAACTTGATCTTCAAAAGGCGTATGACACAATGGATTGGGATTTTTTGGAGGAAATGTTACATGCTTTTGAATTCCCGGAGAAGTTCATAAG TGGAATGGAGGAAAGGGAGATAAAAAATGTGCTGGACATGACTGGATTTTCGAGACAGGATGCACCATTCAAGTATTTGGGAGTTCCCATCTGTGCAAGGAAAATTGCAGCCTCTGATTGTGTCACACTTGCTCAAAAGATGACTAATAAAATAAGGTATGGTCAACTAGAAATCTGTCATATGCTGGGAG GGAAGAGTATAATGGAAGAAGCTGGAGCTGTTGGTTGGGATAATTTGTGCTACCCGAAAAAAGAAGGTGGACTTGGCCTATTGAACATTGCTCAATGGAATATAGCTGCCATGTTTAAACACATATGGGCTGTGGCAAATAAAAAGGACAATCTTTGGGTGAAATGGGTGCattgtgtatatataaaaaatcacAATTGGTGGGAGTATAAAGCTTCCCAAAGTAGtagttggtattggaggaaAATGGTGTCTATTAAAGATTTAGTGAAACAGACATTGAACTATGAAGAATTTTCGAAGGAAGAGTATAAAGTAGCGGCAGGCTATAAGCTTCTAGTTCAAGAACAGGGAAGGGTGGACTGGTGCAATGAAGTCTGGTCTAGAATTAACACCCCGAAGCACAGCTTTCTCACCTGGTTAGCCATATTGCAGAGATTGAAAACTAAAGATCGGCTTTGCAGGTTCAGAGTAATTGACTCCCCAGTCTGCAGCTTCTGCAATATTGCAGATGAAACAACCGAGCACCTGTTCTTCAGGTGTGATTTTTCCCAGCAATGTCTGATGCAAGTGAAGAACTGGCTTCAGTGGAAGGCTCGAGCTGATACTATGCAGGTTGTGCTTAAAACAATAAGGAAAGCCAAGCAAACCAAATTCAAGACGAATGTCAAACCTTCAAGTATAGCAGCACTTGTATACTTGATTTGGAAGGCAAGGAATGATCTTATTTGGCAAAAGAAGGTGCTAAAGGCAGAGGAGCTGGTCCAGCGGCTTCAAAAGATTGTCAAAACTAGAACTATGCTTGTATTGCCACAAAAAGTGAAAATCAAAGATAGAGAATGGTTTGATTGTTTGTAA